The following proteins are co-located in the Candidatus Accumulibacter cognatus genome:
- a CDS encoding AzlD domain-containing protein — protein sequence MSGAEAWMLVGMVIVTFGIRYFLFAVADRIRLAPWLEVSLRFIPPAVLTAITVPAVLLPNGEWQVSFANSYLVAALLSLAAGIVTRNLLMTIAMGLAAFFAHRYFF from the coding sequence ATGAGTGGCGCTGAAGCCTGGATGCTTGTCGGGATGGTGATCGTAACCTTCGGCATCCGCTATTTTCTGTTCGCAGTGGCAGACCGGATTCGCCTGGCGCCGTGGCTCGAAGTCTCGCTCAGGTTCATCCCGCCGGCAGTGCTGACGGCCATCACCGTACCAGCCGTCCTGCTGCCGAATGGCGAGTGGCAGGTTTCGTTTGCCAACTCCTACCTGGTCGCCGCGCTGCTCAGCCTTGCCGCCGGCATCGTCACGCGCAATCTGTTGATGACGATAGCCATGGGTCTTGCGGCGTTCTTCGCCCATCGATATTTTTTCTAG
- a CDS encoding kinase/pyrophosphorylase: MMKEKGRKAEHSRTIVLYLVSHASGELVEMLARNAVTQLTGLEVKRRLWKMVRHLDQVPEILGTFASSPGYVLHSISHHDIREALEEGCRRLNLPYQFALEPLLGRLAGYSGATVQFHNSSGDAFDEDYYRRVEAMKYTLAHDDGIGSDDLEGADVIVVGVSRATKTPTCMYLASRGIKAANVPLVPGAPPPLALLHVRKPLIVGLTVDPVRLAMVRAARLTALQDDTNTDYADIDGLRKEVLEARRLFIRRGWPIIDATHRSIEQTASMIVEMLRKRAIEGH, from the coding sequence ATGATGAAGGAGAAGGGACGGAAGGCTGAGCACAGCAGGACCATTGTCCTGTATCTTGTCTCGCACGCCTCGGGCGAGCTGGTCGAGATGCTGGCGCGCAATGCTGTAACCCAACTTACTGGACTCGAGGTGAAACGCCGGCTGTGGAAGATGGTCCGCCACCTCGACCAGGTTCCCGAAATCCTCGGCACATTCGCCAGTTCGCCGGGCTATGTTCTGCACAGCATCAGCCACCACGATATCCGCGAGGCACTTGAGGAAGGCTGTCGTCGGCTCAACCTCCCTTACCAGTTTGCGCTCGAGCCGCTGCTCGGCCGGCTCGCCGGATACTCCGGCGCCACTGTACAGTTTCACAACAGTTCTGGCGACGCTTTTGACGAGGACTACTACCGCCGTGTCGAGGCCATGAAGTACACCCTGGCCCACGACGACGGTATCGGCAGCGATGATCTCGAGGGCGCAGACGTGATCGTCGTCGGGGTGTCACGGGCAACCAAGACGCCGACCTGCATGTACCTTGCTTCGCGCGGCATCAAGGCCGCCAATGTGCCGCTGGTGCCGGGGGCGCCGCCGCCGCTTGCGCTGTTGCATGTGCGTAAGCCATTGATCGTCGGGCTCACCGTGGATCCAGTGCGGTTGGCGATGGTCCGTGCGGCCCGCCTGACCGCTCTGCAGGACGACACCAATACCGACTACGCGGATATTGACGGTCTGCGCAAGGAAGTGCTCGAAGCGCGTCGCCTGTTCATCCGGCGCGGCTGGCCAATCATTGACGCCACCCATCGTTCGATCGAGCAGACGGCGTCAATGATTGTCGAAATGCTGCGTAAACGGGCGATCGAGGGTCATTAG
- a CDS encoding AzlC family ABC transporter permease, translating into MNHLESDKKHEFLSGIRDTLPLLLGALPFGLIYGAIAATSGLSMAAAILMSALVFAGSSQFIAVGLVAAQTPVAIIVLTTLIVNLRHMLYSATLLPYLKELPQRWRIPLAFWLTDETFAVTVHRFQKNDSSPCKHWYQLGSSIAMYLNWQSWCFLGLVLGHRIPDAQSWGLDVAMPVTFIGMIIPFVKTIPVLLSVLTAGGASLLTLAMPYKLGIVVSAFAGIASGLLAQRIIDARQKALRR; encoded by the coding sequence ATGAATCACCTTGAATCTGATAAGAAACACGAATTTCTCTCGGGAATCCGCGATACGCTGCCGCTGCTACTCGGCGCGCTGCCGTTTGGGCTGATTTACGGTGCCATCGCTGCTACCTCTGGTCTGTCGATGGCGGCAGCAATCCTGATGTCCGCGCTGGTTTTCGCCGGTTCATCGCAGTTCATTGCCGTCGGGCTCGTCGCCGCACAGACGCCGGTCGCGATCATCGTGCTGACAACCCTGATCGTCAATCTGCGCCACATGCTCTACAGCGCCACCCTTCTCCCGTATCTCAAGGAGCTACCGCAAAGATGGCGGATTCCACTGGCGTTCTGGCTGACCGATGAAACCTTCGCGGTAACCGTGCACCGCTTTCAAAAGAACGATTCGTCACCTTGCAAACACTGGTACCAGCTCGGCTCGTCGATCGCCATGTATCTCAACTGGCAATCCTGGTGCTTTCTCGGATTGGTGCTCGGCCACCGCATTCCTGACGCGCAGAGTTGGGGGCTTGATGTGGCGATGCCGGTAACCTTCATCGGGATGATCATCCCCTTTGTCAAAACCATCCCCGTCCTGCTCTCCGTTCTCACGGCAGGGGGGGCGTCGCTGCTCACGCTGGCGATGCCCTACAAGCTCGGGATCGTCGTTTCCGCTTTCGCCGGCATCGCCTCGGGCCTTCTGGCGCAGCGCATCATCGACGCACGCCAGAAGGCTCTCCGGCGATGA
- a CDS encoding aspartate/tyrosine/aromatic aminotransferase: MTASIFAAVEMAPRDPILGLTESFNADGRSTKVNLGVGVYLDGSGKVPLLAAVKLAEKARLEAMPPRGYQPIDGLAAYNQNVQKLLFGADSALLAEGRVLTIEALGGTGALKVGADYLRRLLPEATVYLSDPSWENHRALFENVGFTVATYPYYDPATHGVNFAAMQAGLNALPTGSIVVLHACCHNPTGADLDEVQWRQVIEVIGARGLLAFVDIAYQGFADGLVEDALALRLFAESGLQFLVASSFSKSFSLYGERVGALSVITANRDESARVLSQIKRIVRTNYSSPPTHGGAIVSAVLSSPELRRLWEEELAEMRGRIRAMRLSLVDRLKGRGVSQDYSFVIRQRGMFSYTGLSAEQVNRMCEEFGIYAVSSGRICLAALNTHNIDYVADAIAAVL; the protein is encoded by the coding sequence ATGACCGCTTCGATTTTCGCCGCCGTGGAAATGGCTCCACGCGATCCCATTCTCGGCCTCACCGAATCATTCAACGCCGATGGACGCTCCACCAAGGTCAACCTCGGCGTTGGCGTGTACCTCGATGGCAGTGGCAAGGTGCCCCTGCTCGCTGCCGTCAAACTGGCCGAGAAAGCTCGTCTGGAGGCCATGCCGCCGCGTGGCTATCAACCGATCGACGGCCTGGCCGCTTACAATCAGAACGTACAGAAGCTGCTTTTCGGTGCCGACTCGGCGCTTCTTGCAGAGGGGCGCGTGCTCACCATCGAGGCGCTGGGCGGCACCGGCGCGCTCAAGGTCGGCGCCGACTATCTGCGGCGTCTGCTGCCCGAAGCCACGGTGTATCTCAGCGATCCGAGCTGGGAAAATCACCGCGCACTGTTCGAGAACGTAGGCTTCACGGTGGCGACTTATCCTTACTACGATCCAGCGACGCATGGCGTCAATTTTGCCGCCATGCAGGCTGGACTGAATGCCTTGCCGACGGGTTCAATCGTCGTTCTGCATGCCTGTTGCCATAATCCAACCGGCGCTGATCTCGACGAGGTACAGTGGCGCCAGGTCATCGAAGTGATCGGCGCCCGTGGTCTCCTGGCCTTCGTGGACATCGCCTATCAGGGCTTTGCTGACGGCCTCGTAGAGGATGCCCTGGCGCTCCGGCTGTTTGCTGAGTCTGGCTTGCAGTTCCTCGTGGCGAGTTCATTTTCGAAATCGTTCTCGCTGTACGGAGAGCGTGTCGGTGCCCTGTCGGTGATCACCGCCAACAGGGATGAATCAGCGCGCGTGCTGTCACAGATCAAGCGTATCGTCCGCACCAACTACTCCAGCCCGCCGACGCATGGCGGTGCCATTGTCTCTGCGGTGTTGTCCAGTCCGGAGCTGCGCCGCTTGTGGGAAGAAGAACTGGCAGAAATGCGCGGGCGAATCCGTGCCATGCGCCTCAGTCTGGTCGACCGGCTGAAGGGCCGGGGAGTCAGTCAGGACTACTCCTTTGTCATTCGGCAGAGAGGGATGTTCTCCTATACCGGACTGAGCGCCGAGCAGGTCAACCGCATGTGTGAGGAGTTCGGTATTTACGCTGTGAGCAGTGGCCGAATCTGCCTGGCGGCGCTGAATACGCACAACATCGACTACGTGGCTGACGCCATCGCAGCGGTCCTCTAA
- the ppc gene encoding phosphoenolpyruvate carboxylase: protein MLDDDKEEPLRADIRLLGRVLGDTVREQEGSEVFEIVERVRQTAVRFARDGDPAARAELSALLDPLSRDTTQTVVRAFSYFLQLANIAEDEHHVRRRRAHDLAGSPPREGSLVHALDRLAESEVPPEVVADFFAHALVAPVLTAHPTEVQRQSLIRNHRDLAHLLDQRERQRMTPEEEAENDLGLGNAILTLWQSRMLRPVRLKVLDEVKNGITYFKETFFNELPRLYIQVARQLHARYPEQTWALPPFFRIGTWIGGDRDGNPFVTADILRETLRLQSAAVLNHYLDEIHELGGELPLSSLLVRTTTELDALSARSTDHSPQREDEPYRRALTGIYARVAATTRTLDRVEPVRHEIGQAESYTTPAELHADLKVLSASLRQNGSASLADGRLRRLLRAVQVFGFHLAPIDLRQNSEVHARSVAELLSGAGRCPNYEELSEVDRISLLVEEMATPRPLHSPFLDYSEETRGELAIFFAARELRQRYGAAALPNCIISKTDGVSDLLELALLLKEAGLLRPGSQPQLDVNIIPLFETIEDLQKSAATLAGIFDLAAYRALIGGLGDEQEVMLGYSDSNKDGGFLTSGWELYKAEIGLTRVCRQHGVRLRLFHGRGGSVGRGGGPSYHAILAQPAGAVSGQIRLTEQGEVISTKYGNPDTGRRNLEVLIAATLEASLTDHENRVEPAEQFHAVMDELSQRAFVAYRSLVYETPGFTTYFRQSTVVSEIATLNIGSRPASRKPSERIEDLRAIPWVFSWAQCRLMLPGWYGFGSAVDGYLQANPEGLATLRRMLHAWPFFRSLLSNMDMVLAKTDLAIASRYAELVADAELRAGIFQRIRAEWELTRRHLLDILGQDDFLADNPLLKRSLQLRSPYLDPLNHLQVELLKRHRAGETDERVARGIHLSINGIASGLRNSG from the coding sequence ATGCTCGACGATGACAAGGAAGAGCCGCTGCGCGCCGACATCCGGCTTCTCGGCCGGGTTCTCGGGGACACCGTGCGCGAGCAGGAAGGAAGCGAAGTCTTCGAGATTGTCGAACGCGTCCGCCAGACTGCCGTGCGCTTCGCCCGCGACGGCGACCCCGCCGCCCGCGCCGAACTCTCCGCCCTCCTCGACCCGCTGTCGCGCGACACGACGCAGACGGTCGTCCGCGCCTTCAGCTACTTCCTGCAACTGGCCAACATCGCCGAGGACGAGCACCACGTCCGGCGTCGGCGCGCTCATGATCTGGCGGGTTCGCCGCCGCGCGAAGGCAGCCTTGTCCACGCCCTCGACCGCCTCGCCGAGAGCGAGGTCCCGCCGGAGGTCGTCGCCGATTTCTTCGCCCACGCGCTGGTAGCGCCGGTCCTCACCGCGCATCCGACCGAGGTTCAGCGCCAGAGCCTGATTCGCAACCACCGCGACCTCGCCCACCTGCTCGACCAGCGCGAGCGCCAGCGCATGACGCCAGAAGAGGAAGCGGAGAACGATCTCGGCCTGGGCAACGCGATCCTGACTCTGTGGCAGTCACGCATGCTGCGTCCGGTGCGCCTCAAGGTGCTGGACGAAGTCAAGAATGGCATCACCTACTTCAAGGAAACCTTCTTCAACGAACTGCCGCGCCTCTACATCCAGGTCGCTCGACAGTTGCACGCGCGTTACCCCGAGCAGACCTGGGCGCTGCCACCGTTCTTCCGCATCGGCACCTGGATCGGAGGCGACCGCGACGGCAACCCCTTCGTCACCGCGGACATCCTGCGGGAAACGCTGCGCCTGCAATCGGCGGCCGTGCTCAATCACTATCTCGACGAAATTCACGAACTCGGTGGCGAGCTGCCGCTCTCCAGCCTGCTGGTCCGGACCACGACCGAGCTCGACGCCCTCTCGGCGCGTTCCACCGACCACTCGCCGCAACGGGAAGACGAGCCCTACCGTCGCGCGCTGACGGGGATTTATGCGCGTGTCGCAGCGACCACCCGCACGCTCGACCGCGTCGAGCCGGTGCGCCATGAAATCGGCCAAGCCGAATCCTACACCACCCCGGCCGAACTGCACGCCGACCTCAAGGTACTGTCCGCCTCGCTCAGGCAGAACGGCAGCGCCAGCCTCGCCGACGGCCGCCTGCGCCGCCTGCTGCGGGCGGTGCAGGTCTTCGGCTTCCACCTGGCGCCGATCGACCTGCGCCAGAATTCCGAAGTCCATGCCCGCAGCGTTGCCGAACTCCTCTCCGGTGCCGGGCGTTGCCCCAATTACGAGGAACTTTCCGAGGTCGACCGCATTAGCTTGCTGGTTGAGGAAATGGCGACGCCGCGCCCGCTCCATTCGCCTTTTCTCGACTATTCGGAGGAAACCCGCGGCGAACTGGCCATCTTCTTCGCGGCACGCGAGCTACGCCAGCGCTATGGCGCCGCGGCGCTGCCCAACTGCATCATCTCGAAGACCGACGGTGTCTCCGACCTGCTCGAACTGGCACTGCTGCTCAAGGAGGCCGGCCTGCTGCGTCCTGGCAGCCAGCCGCAACTCGACGTCAACATCATCCCGCTTTTCGAAACGATCGAGGACTTGCAGAAGAGCGCGGCGACGCTCGCTGGTATTTTCGACCTTGCCGCCTACCGCGCGCTGATCGGCGGACTTGGCGACGAGCAGGAAGTCATGCTCGGCTACTCCGACAGCAACAAGGATGGTGGCTTCCTGACCTCGGGCTGGGAACTTTACAAAGCCGAGATCGGACTGACCCGCGTCTGCCGCCAGCATGGTGTCCGGTTGCGCCTCTTCCACGGCCGCGGCGGGTCGGTCGGGCGCGGCGGCGGCCCCAGCTATCACGCCATACTCGCCCAGCCCGCCGGCGCCGTGTCCGGGCAAATCCGGCTGACTGAGCAGGGCGAGGTCATTTCGACCAAGTACGGCAACCCGGACACCGGTCGACGCAACCTCGAAGTGCTGATCGCGGCAACGCTCGAAGCCAGCCTGACCGACCACGAGAACCGCGTCGAACCCGCCGAGCAGTTCCACGCCGTGATGGACGAACTGTCGCAGCGCGCCTTCGTGGCCTACCGAAGCCTGGTCTATGAAACGCCAGGATTCACCACCTATTTCAGGCAGTCGACAGTCGTTTCCGAAATCGCGACCCTCAACATCGGCAGCCGCCCGGCCTCGCGCAAGCCATCCGAGCGCATCGAGGACCTGCGCGCTATCCCCTGGGTCTTCTCGTGGGCGCAGTGCCGGCTGATGCTGCCTGGCTGGTATGGTTTCGGTTCCGCGGTCGACGGCTATCTGCAGGCCAACCCCGAAGGGCTGGCCACCTTGCGCCGGATGCTCCATGCCTGGCCCTTCTTCAGGAGCCTGTTGTCCAACATGGACATGGTGCTGGCCAAGACCGACCTCGCCATCGCCTCGCGCTACGCCGAACTCGTCGCCGATGCGGAACTGCGCGCCGGCATCTTCCAGCGCATCAGGGCCGAGTGGGAACTGACCCGCCGACACCTGCTGGATATTCTCGGACAGGACGACTTCCTCGCCGACAATCCACTGCTCAAGCGTTCGCTGCAGTTGCGCTCACCCTACCTGGACCCGCTCAACCACCTGCAGGTAGAACTGCTGAAGCGCCATCGCGCCGGGGAAACCGACGAGCGTGTCGCCCGCGGCATCCATCTTTCGATTAACGGCATCGCCTCCGGGTTGCGCAACAGCGGTTAG
- a CDS encoding universal stress protein: MTAIRDAGITILEAARATAGAAGVEAEIVLLETMERRVSDILVEKARELGCDPIVIGRHGQRGLVALLFLGSVAGRVARLPNASVLLVGKH, from the coding sequence ATGACGGCAATTCGAGACGCCGGTATCACCATCCTCGAGGCCGCCCGTGCCACAGCCGGGGCAGCGGGCGTCGAGGCCGAAATCGTCCTGCTCGAGACGATGGAGCGCCGCGTCTCCGACATTCTCGTGGAAAAGGCACGCGAACTCGGCTGCGACCCGATCGTCATCGGTCGCCACGGCCAGCGCGGTCTCGTCGCCCTGCTGTTCCTCGGTTCGGTCGCCGGGAGGGTCGCCAGGCTGCCCAACGCCTCGGTCCTGCTGGTGGGCAAGCATTGA
- the uvrB gene encoding excinuclease ABC subunit UvrB has translation MPNQAHSPEKPPFVTFEGSPFRLYQPFLPAGDQPAAIDRLVEGLQDGLSFQTLLGVTGSGKTYTMANVIARTGRPALVLAPNKTLAAQLYAEFREFFPDNAVEYFVSYYDYYQPEAYVPARDLFIEKDSSVNEHIEQMRLSATKSLLERRDCVIVATVSCIYGLGDRDEYHKMILTMRVGDRIGQREMIRRLADMQYERNETDFHRGTFRVRGDTIDVFPAEHAEQAIRISLFDDEIEGLQLFDPLTGHLQARLLRFTVFPSSHYVTPRETVLRAIEAIKGELVEQIAYFNAENRLVEAQRIEQRTRFDLEMLDQVGFCKGIENYSRHLSGRQVGEPPPTLIDYLATDALMFIDESHVSVSQVGGMYKGDRSRKENLVNYGFRLPSALDNRPLKFAEFEALMRQTIFVSATPADYETTHQGQVVEQLVRPTGLVDPTLIVRPASTQVDDLLSEIRLRTALAERVLVTTLTKRMAEDLTDYLNEHEVRVRYLHSDIDTVERAEIIRDLRLGKFDVLVGINLLREGLDIPEVSLVAILDADKEGFLRSERSLIQTIGRAARHLHGTAILYADRVTDSMQRAIAETERRRLKQLAFNEANSIVPKGISKRVIDIIDGVYDAENAQRDLKVAQQQADYQAMSEKQLARELRRLEKEMREYAKNLEFEKAAAARDELFRIRKQVFGISGAEEHLQPL, from the coding sequence ATGCCGAACCAAGCGCACTCTCCTGAGAAACCGCCCTTCGTCACCTTCGAGGGCAGCCCGTTTCGTCTCTACCAACCCTTCCTGCCGGCCGGCGACCAACCTGCCGCCATTGATCGGCTGGTCGAAGGATTGCAGGACGGGCTCTCATTCCAGACCCTGCTTGGCGTCACCGGCTCGGGCAAGACCTACACCATGGCCAATGTCATCGCGCGAACGGGTCGTCCAGCGCTCGTTCTGGCGCCCAACAAAACGCTCGCGGCACAGCTCTACGCCGAATTCCGCGAATTTTTTCCTGATAACGCGGTCGAGTATTTTGTTTCCTATTACGACTACTACCAGCCGGAGGCTTATGTGCCGGCACGCGACCTGTTCATCGAAAAAGATTCTTCGGTCAACGAGCACATCGAGCAGATGCGCCTGTCCGCGACCAAGAGCCTGCTCGAACGCCGGGATTGCGTGATCGTTGCCACCGTTTCGTGCATTTATGGCCTTGGTGACCGCGACGAGTACCACAAAATGATCCTGACCATGCGCGTCGGCGACCGTATCGGCCAGCGTGAGATGATCAGGCGCCTCGCCGACATGCAGTACGAGCGCAATGAGACCGACTTTCACCGCGGCACCTTTCGGGTTCGCGGCGACACCATCGACGTCTTCCCCGCCGAACACGCCGAACAGGCAATCCGGATCTCGCTGTTCGACGACGAGATCGAGGGCCTGCAACTCTTCGACCCCTTGACCGGTCATCTGCAGGCCCGGCTGCTGCGCTTCACGGTTTTCCCGTCGTCGCACTATGTGACACCGCGCGAGACCGTGTTGCGGGCAATCGAGGCGATCAAGGGGGAACTCGTTGAACAGATCGCCTACTTCAACGCCGAGAACCGTCTGGTCGAAGCGCAGCGCATCGAACAGCGTACCCGTTTCGACCTCGAAATGCTCGATCAGGTCGGTTTCTGCAAGGGCATCGAGAACTATTCCCGGCATCTTTCGGGACGCCAGGTCGGCGAACCTCCGCCCACCCTGATCGACTATCTGGCAACCGATGCACTGATGTTCATCGATGAGTCGCATGTCTCGGTTTCTCAGGTCGGTGGCATGTACAAGGGGGATCGCTCGCGCAAGGAGAACCTCGTCAATTACGGGTTTCGTCTGCCGTCGGCGCTCGATAACCGGCCACTGAAGTTTGCCGAGTTCGAGGCCCTGATGCGGCAGACCATTTTCGTTTCGGCCACCCCTGCCGACTACGAGACGACACACCAGGGACAGGTCGTCGAGCAACTCGTTCGCCCAACCGGCCTGGTCGATCCGACACTCATCGTTCGCCCCGCCTCGACCCAGGTCGACGACCTGCTGTCGGAGATTCGGCTACGCACAGCACTGGCGGAACGGGTGCTGGTCACCACCCTGACCAAGCGCATGGCCGAGGATTTGACTGATTACCTCAACGAACATGAAGTGCGGGTGCGCTATCTGCATTCGGACATCGATACCGTCGAGCGCGCCGAGATCATTCGCGATCTGCGTCTGGGCAAGTTCGACGTTCTGGTCGGCATCAACCTGCTGCGTGAAGGCCTGGACATTCCTGAAGTCTCGCTGGTGGCCATCCTCGACGCCGACAAGGAAGGTTTCTTGCGTTCCGAACGCTCACTGATCCAGACCATCGGTCGCGCCGCCCGCCATCTGCACGGTACAGCGATCCTCTACGCCGACAGGGTCACCGACTCGATGCAGCGTGCGATCGCCGAAACCGAACGACGGCGGCTCAAACAGCTCGCTTTCAACGAAGCCAACAGCATCGTACCCAAGGGGATCAGCAAACGTGTCATCGACATCATCGACGGAGTCTACGATGCCGAGAACGCGCAACGCGACCTCAAGGTCGCACAGCAACAGGCCGACTACCAGGCCATGAGCGAAAAGCAACTGGCGCGCGAACTGCGACGCCTGGAGAAGGAGATGCGCGAGTACGCCAAAAACCTCGAATTCGAGAAAGCCGCCGCCGCGCGCGACGAATTGTTCCGGATCCGCAAACAGGTATTCGGGATCAGCGGCGCCGAAGAACATCTTCAGCCCTTGTGA
- a CDS encoding cyclic nucleotide-binding domain-containing protein, whose translation MKTARFLQEQPIFGGVGDQAMQSIMLLMRELHFAAAEVIVQEGEDGDSLFVICSGSVEVLKASPVANGTFGKRIAVLQVGDVFGEMELIDTQRRSATIRALEPVSVLALSNADLFQIYESDPQTFTLLALNLARELSRRLRNIDDLAVHYMATNSRPDPS comes from the coding sequence GTGAAGACAGCACGATTCCTCCAGGAACAACCCATTTTCGGCGGCGTTGGCGATCAGGCGATGCAGTCGATCATGCTGCTGATGCGGGAACTCCATTTCGCGGCTGCCGAGGTGATCGTTCAAGAGGGGGAAGATGGTGACTCCCTCTTCGTGATCTGCAGCGGCTCGGTCGAGGTGCTGAAAGCCTCTCCTGTCGCGAACGGCACGTTTGGAAAGCGCATCGCCGTTCTCCAGGTCGGAGACGTTTTTGGCGAAATGGAGTTGATCGACACGCAGCGTCGTTCGGCAACGATCCGTGCACTCGAGCCTGTGTCGGTGCTGGCCTTGTCCAACGCCGATCTGTTCCAGATCTACGAGTCTGACCCACAGACCTTCACGCTCCTGGCCCTCAACCTGGCCCGAGAACTGAGCCGGCGCCTGCGCAACATCGACGATCTGGCGGTACACTACATGGCTACGAACAGCCGCCCGGACCCTTCTTGA
- a CDS encoding SDR family oxidoreductase, with protein sequence MDLWACPAVVTGAASGLGAETARYLTEAGAKVAVIDIDAEGVQRVADEIGALAIPCDVADARSAEQAIAMARAAHGAARVLVHCVGRGHCNPIVGVSGPMPLEDFRQLVEVNLISTFNMMRLAAADMAGLQPLANGERGVILSTASVSAYEGQSGEAAYAASKGGVVSMILPASRELGPLGIRVVGIAPGLFGTQTLFDMEKNLDSRLARQIPFPHRFGDPAEFAMLVLHVLKNVMINGSVLRLDGGYHR encoded by the coding sequence ATGGATCTATGGGCATGTCCGGCGGTAGTGACCGGGGCGGCATCGGGCCTGGGTGCCGAAACGGCGCGCTATCTCACTGAAGCGGGTGCCAAGGTGGCAGTGATCGACATCGACGCCGAGGGTGTCCAGAGAGTTGCCGACGAGATTGGTGCGCTCGCCATTCCCTGTGACGTCGCCGATGCACGATCTGCAGAGCAGGCGATCGCCATGGCACGCGCGGCGCACGGGGCGGCGCGCGTGCTGGTGCACTGCGTCGGCCGTGGCCACTGCAATCCAATCGTCGGGGTCAGTGGTCCGATGCCACTGGAGGATTTTCGCCAGCTCGTCGAGGTTAACCTGATTTCGACCTTCAACATGATGCGGCTCGCCGCTGCCGACATGGCGGGCCTGCAGCCACTGGCCAACGGCGAGAGAGGCGTCATCCTGTCGACGGCATCAGTCTCGGCCTACGAAGGACAGAGCGGTGAGGCAGCGTATGCCGCTTCGAAAGGCGGCGTCGTCAGCATGATCCTGCCGGCTTCGCGCGAACTCGGTCCGCTCGGTATCCGTGTCGTCGGTATCGCGCCCGGCCTGTTCGGCACGCAGACACTGTTCGATATGGAAAAGAATCTCGACTCGCGGCTGGCGAGGCAGATCCCGTTCCCGCACCGCTTTGGCGATCCCGCCGAGTTCGCGATGCTGGTTTTGCATGTCCTCAAGAATGTCATGATCAACGGCAGCGTGCTGCGCCTCGACGGAGGCTACCATCGCTGA
- a CDS encoding PstS family phosphate ABC transporter substrate-binding protein: MSRDLSASIATSLFPAGAFAAALAVSPLAMGAAAPVVKIDGSSTVYPITEAVAQDFQRAKLHEVHVNIGVSGTSAGFTKFCRGETDLSNASRPILKKEMDDCAKAGVRFYEMPMAYDALTVVVNPQNTFVNRLSVADLRKLWEPEAQNRINTWKDLNPAWPAQKINLYAPGADSGSFESFTEVVVGTAKSSRSDVQTAEDHAVLAQRIADDKDALGYLSLDYYVENGKKLKAVAIGDGKEAVLPTVANIRNGSYQPLSRPVFLYVNEKSLEKPAVKDFVDFCMKNAERLVVEANYLPLPARAYSENLERINARKVGSVYGGENKARPRPVDMRKLLDALMHGS; the protein is encoded by the coding sequence ATGTCACGCGATCTGTCCGCTTCAATTGCAACGTCGCTTTTTCCTGCAGGCGCTTTTGCTGCGGCTCTGGCGGTCAGTCCGCTGGCCATGGGCGCCGCCGCGCCCGTGGTCAAGATCGACGGTTCGAGCACGGTCTATCCGATCACCGAGGCGGTTGCCCAGGATTTCCAGCGGGCCAAGCTGCACGAAGTGCACGTCAACATCGGCGTCTCCGGAACTAGTGCCGGTTTCACGAAGTTCTGCCGCGGCGAGACCGACCTCTCGAATGCCTCGCGACCGATCCTGAAAAAGGAAATGGACGACTGCGCCAAAGCCGGCGTCCGCTTCTACGAAATGCCGATGGCCTACGATGCGCTGACCGTCGTGGTCAATCCACAGAACACCTTCGTCAATAGACTGAGCGTTGCCGATCTGAGAAAGCTTTGGGAACCGGAAGCACAGAACCGGATCAACACCTGGAAAGACCTCAACCCGGCATGGCCGGCCCAGAAGATCAATCTCTACGCGCCGGGTGCCGACTCGGGGTCTTTTGAATCCTTCACCGAAGTCGTCGTTGGCACTGCAAAGTCCAGCCGCAGCGATGTCCAGACTGCCGAAGACCACGCCGTGCTGGCGCAGCGGATCGCCGACGACAAGGACGCTCTGGGTTATCTGAGCCTCGACTACTACGTCGAAAACGGGAAGAAGCTGAAGGCTGTGGCAATCGGGGACGGCAAGGAAGCCGTTCTGCCGACGGTTGCCAACATTCGCAACGGCAGCTATCAGCCGCTGTCGCGTCCGGTGTTCCTCTACGTCAATGAAAAGTCGCTCGAAAAACCGGCGGTCAAGGATTTCGTCGATTTCTGCATGAAGAACGCCGAGCGGCTGGTTGTCGAAGCGAACTACCTGCCGCTGCCGGCACGGGCGTATAGCGAGAACCTCGAACGGATCAATGCCCGGAAAGTCGGCAGCGTTTACGGTGGCGAGAACAAGGCCCGCCCGCGGCCGGTTGACATGCGCAAGTTGCTCGATGCCTTGATGCACGGTTCCTGA